The following proteins are encoded in a genomic region of Cellulomonas sp. ES6:
- the pgsA gene encoding CDP-diacylglycerol--glycerol-3-phosphate 3-phosphatidyltransferase, giving the protein MSRPSPWNVANVLTVLRIVVVPFVAWALLVDGGEDVVWRLVATALFALAAATDRVDGYLARRLGLVTDLGKLLDPIADKALIGTALVALSWLGELSWWVTAAILVRELGITVMRFFLLRYLVLPASRGGKIKTVLQSLAVGLYLLPLGSLPVWVHVVAAVLMGAAVVVTLVTGADYVRTAVRVHREHAAGGSPDAARRAAETGTTSPRGDGGAVTSPR; this is encoded by the coding sequence CGCCAACGTCCTGACGGTGCTGCGCATCGTCGTGGTGCCGTTCGTCGCGTGGGCGCTGCTGGTGGACGGCGGCGAGGACGTGGTGTGGCGCCTGGTCGCGACGGCGCTGTTCGCCCTCGCCGCGGCGACCGACCGCGTGGACGGGTACCTGGCGCGGCGGCTCGGGCTGGTGACCGACCTCGGCAAGCTGCTGGACCCCATCGCCGACAAGGCGCTGATCGGGACCGCGCTCGTGGCGCTGTCGTGGCTCGGGGAGCTCTCCTGGTGGGTGACGGCCGCGATCCTCGTGCGCGAGCTCGGCATCACGGTGATGCGGTTCTTCCTGCTGCGCTACCTGGTGCTGCCGGCGTCGCGGGGCGGGAAGATCAAGACCGTGCTGCAGTCGCTGGCCGTCGGCCTGTACCTGCTGCCGCTCGGCTCCCTGCCGGTGTGGGTGCACGTGGTGGCCGCCGTGCTCATGGGGGCGGCCGTCGTGGTCACGCTCGTCACCGGCGCCGACTACGTGCGCACCGCCGTGCGGGTCCACCGGGAGCACGCCGCGGGCGGGTCCCCGGACGCCGCCCGCCGCGCCGCCGAGACCGGCACGACGTCGCCCCGCGGGGACGGCGGGGCGGTGACGTCGCCGCGATGA